A segment of the Coffea arabica cultivar ET-39 chromosome 8c, Coffea Arabica ET-39 HiFi, whole genome shotgun sequence genome:
TCCCCACCACCGTCCGCCACCACAACCGCCGTCaccatcaccaccaccaccaccaaagccatcccTGTCTTCTCTGCCTCTCTCAACCCTTCTCAGCCACCACATACTAAACCCTTCTTTCTCCACCtcttctctccctctccccaACCCTCTAAACCTCATCAAAACCCCACTTTTCCCCCGCCCAAAATCTTCTCTTCCTcctacaacaacaacaaaaatagTTCAGGCGGCGGAAGTGGTGGGGGACGTGGTGGTAATGGAGATAATGATGATTGGAatagttttttcaattttgacaAAAACCCATTATTCCTCTGCCTTTTTTCTCGTAGTTTAGCTAATCAAGATGACATTTTTGTTACTAACTTGAATTTAAGGACATTGTTTCTGTTCTTGATATCTGCATCAGCTTCAATTAATTGTTGCTTTTCTTTAGCCTCGTTAGCAGAAGCAAAAACAgctgagaaagaaaaagaaggagaagatTTAGTAGTTTTTGAAATCAGGGGTGGGAAGAAAATTGGGTTGGTGCCAGATTATGCAAAGGATGAGTTTATTGTTCCTAAAACTATTTGGTCATTTTGGAGATGCTGGTGGGGGAAAGGATCTGAAGAAAAGGATAGGATTTCAATGGGAAATTTGTGGGTTCAGTGCAAGGATTTGCTGACGAATTTGCTGTTGCCAGAAGGGTTCCCAGAGAGTGTTACAAGTGATTATTTGGAGTATTCACTTTGGAGAGGAGTTCAAGGTGTTGCTGCCCAAATAAGTGGGGTTCTGGCCACTCAAGTAAGGctctttttcttgcattttcgtGATCTTGTTTTCGTTTTGTCTTTGCTGCTATAGCGTTGCAATTTGTATTGGAATATTTGTTAGGATATGGTAGTTCTCTAAAGCTAAATGAATAATAACAGAATCAAAACTAGGTGTAGTTACAAGTGGGACATTGAATGCTAAAGTTTAATTGTGATAATACTAGACTCTTAGACGAAAAGCTAATAGAGCATTCAGTAATAGCTGGAGAGAGCACGTGCACATTGAGTGTGCTATAATCTGTGAATTGGCGAAAAGTTCATTCTTTGGCAAAGACTATAGGCGTGGAAAAATGATCCTTCATGTGAGAGTCTGACATTTATGTTTTTGGGTTTTTGAACCACTTTTTGGATTTCTGTCCATCATGCTTTATTGGGTTATACGAGGAATACGAGTATGCAATTATGCACCTACATTTCCTTCCCTTCTACAGATGACAGAGATACCTCTAAGCACATTGATTAGTATTGTTCATGAATACTGGGTTAATCAAGTTTTGACTTAAATATATCAAAGGAATGAAAACTCGAGGCTTTACGTGCCACTTTTGTAATAGTAGAGGCTAAATTGACACTAACAGTAGAATTAAGGAACTAATGGTAGATTTGAGGAACCAACTTTGCTAACTTTCCTGTTAGATGTATAAATTTTGTACGTCATTGCATATTCATTCGGTGTGTGACTGTCAAATTATGTGAAGCCTGCCATACATGGATGACAATTCGGACATATACTTTATCCCTCAAAATGGGTTTTTTTGAGCCTTTGCCTGGACTTTTAAAGCTTATGGTGTAATTTAAATACTAGGCCTTGCTTTATGCTGTTGGATTGGGTAAAGGAGCCATTCCAACTGCAGCGGCTGTGAATTGGGTGCTCAAGGATGGAATTGGGTACCTCAGCAAGATATTATTTTCAAATTATGGGAGGCATTTTGATGTCAATCCGAAGGGCTGGAGGTTGTTTGCAGACCTCTTGGAAAATGCAGCTTTTGGATTGGAGATATTGACTCCTGCATTTCCACATTTTTTTGTTCCCATTGGTGCTGTTGCTGGAGCAGGAAGATCTGCAGCTGCACTTATCCAGGTGAGCTCAAGTATTCTTGTAGCCAACGGCATATTTTATCCTGGTAAGCATTTTCTACTCGTTTAGTATGCTGGCTGGAACAGCCATTCCGACTTTGTTGTCATTTTGCTGTGTTTGTTATGATTAATTAGATTTAGGAAAGCTGATTATTACTAAGTCCTAGACTACATAGTCTGCACCGGGGCTTAAGGTAGATTCCTACTTTaactagaaagaaaaaaacaggATGCCTCTAACTTGCCCTCAAATGCTCTGactttttctcacttcactttGCTGCAAGCCCACAGATGTAACCAGTTGTTGTAAGCTGGAGAATAGTGTGTCGTGATTCATTTAACATTATTATCTGTACATGTGGGTGTTCATATCAAATTCatttatgttttatgccaaaCTGATGTATGATAATATTTTTATCAAACATGAAATTGACCAACCACTAAAGtataatgagaattttatttttgatttaaattgaCAAACCATGAAATGAGAATGAGCATGGGGTAGGAAACTTCTTCAGGCTTGAATATGCATTCCACTCGAAGCTGTTGGATCCAACAAGTGCTGCCTTATTTTTAAATGTCTTATTGAATGCAACGTATATGGTACATGGTTGCTTGCTAAAACAAGAAACTCTTTGAACTGACAGGCTGCAACAAGAAGCTGTTTCTATGCTGGCTTTGCAGCTCAGAGAAATTTTGCTGAGGTAAGCTTTTCTTGGTAAGACTTATATTCAAGAATTTGCTTGCTTAGGTTTTGGGAAGTAAGAAGCTTCTCTAGGACCATATGGATTTTGAGTATTTCATTTCCAATGATATGTTGACTACCTGCTTGCTAGTTATCCTACGAGCAATAGTCTTCTAATGGAATAATTGATGCAGGTAATAGCAAAGGGAGAAGCTCAGGGAATGGTGAGCAAATCTGTTGGAATTCTGCTTGGCATAGCTGTAGCTAACTGCATTCAATCTTCTACCCCTCTGGCTCTTGCTACTTTTGGTGTCGTAACATGGGTCCACATGTTCTGCAATCTGAAATCATATCAGTCCATACAACTGAGGACTTTCAACCCATACCGTGCAAGTACTTTTCTGCCCCTATTGAGATAGATTTACTAATGaattaatttttcctacactgacaatgtatacactgttaaccgtggatgaatgacaactatgcaaattttgaatttctactTTCGTAGATGTGTCATGGATCCAACGGTGATGGTGTATATATTGTCACTATATATAAGTTTTACTCTTTACTAATTGGTTTTGCATGGCTGTTATTATTTGTTCTATATCCATTTGAAAGACCGTGTGTGTAGAGTTTGATGATGTTTAAATTGCGCTTTACATTTGCACTCCATCTATTATCTAGTATTTGGATACTACTACAAATATTTATTTGGTAAGTTATTGCGCCGATATAATTTAAGATGGTTTGTGAAGTATAATTCCTAACTGTGGAGGATTTGTTACAATAATGAAGGGTTAAAATAGGAACATGGTTAACATTGAAATTGTAGTTATACGTGTCATGTCATCCTGTGGGTTTGGGAATTGTAGCAGTGTTGAGTTATACCTATTTATAGCATGATAAAAGTCTGCTTGTAGTCGATTTCAGTATTGTACACTTATATTTCCCACCATGAAATGATTGCATTGGTAAGAAGCATATGGAATGTCCAAAATGAAACTCTTGCACTAAATAAAATACTACATGAAGTAAAATTACAGTTGTCACAAGAATGGCGTGGTTATAAATGATCCACCATGTTTATCTACAgcagatttaaaaaaaaaaaagcctcttGAAAACTTACAATTCttgggtccgtttggattagctgtttttggggttgtttttcaaaaacagcactgtagcatttcgtttttcaaatacaagtccgtttggattagttgtttttggggttatttttcaaaaattatataaaaaacttttactatagatgttttatggtttatttttaaatgtatttttaaaacatattttcgagtatttttataatttataatttttatatttttataacaatatataattatacatttataaatatttataaataaataaatttatataaaaatatataaatgtattatattatatataatacataatacaaatatatttataaatgtataaattataaatgaatattatataaatgtataaatgtataaattataatttttatatttttatatttttatatttatatacatttatgtatttataataaatttattaatatttataaataaatatatttaaatatttataaataaatatatttgtacttttataaataaatatatttgtacttttataaataaatatattcatatatttatatataaatgtattatattatatataatacataatataaatatatttataaatgtttaaatgtatattactataaatatataaattataaatgaatattatataaatgtatattataatttataatttataatttatatgtgGATTagatttatatacatttatgcatttataatacaattataaatatttataaataaatatatttatatatttatgaataaacatatttatatattattctaaataagtaagtgtattatatttataaataaatttatatattatatataaataaataagagtattatatttatttatttattatatattatatttataaataaataaataaatgtattataagtgtattatattatatataatacataatataaatatatttgtaaatgtataaatgtatattattataaatgtgtataaattataaatgaatattatataaatgtatattataatttataatttataatttttatgcttttatatttatatacatttatgcatttataatacaattataaatatttataaataaatatatttatgtattatgtataaataaataagtatattatatttataaataaatttataaattatatataaataaataagtgtattatatttatttattatatattatatttataaataaatatataaatgtattataattgtattatattatatataatacataatataaatatatttataaatatataaatgtatattattataaatgtgtataaattataaatgaatattatataaatgtataaattaatatattataaatatatattaatactatgtataaatgtattaatgtaataaatataaatgtatacatttattaatattatgtatattaatataaatgtataaatgaattatattatatataatacataatataaatgtatattataaatatacataaatatatatattatgtttaaatgtacatttatataaatgttcaatatataatatatattatgtatatattaaatatatataatatataacatttatataaatgtataataacatatttataatatatataatttatataatatataatatttatataaatatataaaaatatattttatataaagtaaaatatttataatatgtgtaaataaatatatttaaattaatataatatatatatcctatacataattgaaatatataagttgaaataaacatattaaatatgtatttggagttgtttttgatatattgtttggatattggtgtttttggagttgtttttgaaatacacatttactgtagcatttggattgtgaaaaacagtttttcaaaaacaggccCAAAAACAAGAATCCAAACGGACCCCTTGATTCTCCACCTGCTCACCTAGGCCTGACCACTTTAAGTGGAGTtgctttgaaaagaagaaagtgACAGACCAGATCAGGTGATCCATGCATTGGAAGTGGATTAACCAAAATAAGTATTTAACACAGAGAAAAAAAGGTTGCAATATCCAAGACAATCCTTTCTTGAAAGCAAGGGTAGAATTCTTGATTTATATTCTTTGTATTCCAGTACTTTTTGGGAGTTCAAATTGGACTGGAATTGGGATTGTGTTACACAGTAATTAAGAGAGTTTCTTTAGTACACAATTCCAATTTCATTTCACATAAAAAACCAAACATACTAGCCTTTTTTTGCATGGCTTCCAActtattaccttaatttcagaattttattttcttttataggTTTTGTTTTCAAATGAGTATCACATCATTGTATTCATTTTCCTACAAATTAAAGGATTTCTTTGACTTGTTTCCATTATTGTCCGATTTTGCTCCACAGGTTTGGTCTTCAGTGAATATCTGCTCAGTGGTCTAGTTCCTTCAGTTAAAGAGGTCAACGATGAGGAGCCGCTTTTTCCTGCTGTTCCAATTCTAAATACAAAGCCAGCAGATAGAGTAAGttgcaattgattttttttatgcTATTGGTGTATATATTTGGTTTATGAGATCTCCATATTGGTTATCTTTTCCTGTCCCTTATCATGAATGCTATAAGTAAAAGTGGATGAATGATTGCAAGAATATTCACAGCAAGAGATACTAGATAAACTGATTATGTGTATTAGTTTGGCATTGTGACATTGCGGCCTCGTCTCCTTTTCTTCAGATTTAAGTgaaagcatatataagcattagaagTTTTGAGAAGCTAAATGCTGTTTTGAGAAGAATCTTGAAGGCTGCTTCTTGATTATCTTGTTTCAGCGTAACATAAGCTAAAAGCAGAAGTAAAGGCAAAGCATAGCACTGCAAAACAAATTTTGACATTGAAAAGGGGTACACTAAGCTGTTTCTAAGACACTAAGAACAAGCTTTAGCCCCAAATAGTAGGTGGCTACCTTACTGGTTAGTTTCATAATGTATAAATCTATGGTCTAAACTTGTTATCGTTTACTAGGATCATTTGTTTTGGTATTCTGGTCTCCTGGTTGTAGAGGAGCAACTCCAGTCTTACCATTGTAGATTTTCTACTTCTGTCTTCCCTTGTATGTTGCTTTTGCAATAGTCTAAAATGAAAGAAATGATTTGAAATAGATCTACATTTGAATTGGAACCCACTCTAGGATCTTATTGATATGTCAGACAGTGCAACCATTGATGTTCACTCTTCTTCTGGACAAGATTTGATCTCTTTAATGTTGCCATATATCATGTTGGCTGTGGCTGGAAATACAGGATTTACGTATCTTAATTCGTTTTATTCTTGTCTACTCTGTACAGGTACAAATGGAAATACTGTCCGTCGAAGCGAAGGAAGCAGCTGCTCATATTGAGCACCGTTTGCAGCTGGGTTCTAAGCTCTCTGATGTTGTTAGGAATAGAGAGGACGCACATGCTTTGTTTGGTTTATACAAAGACGAAGGCTACATTCTGACCGAACATGAAGGAAGATTTTGTGTAAGCGAAATGCAGTGTAGTTTTCTTCTTAGGTGTATAGTTTGTTGTCCTTGTTTTATTGCTCTTTCTTCCATTAATTCTTCAATCTAAAGATATTTGACTTTTATACTTTCTGGTTTTTTGTGCTACATGACATTTTTCGAACCTACCTGCGACTGTGATAAGATAAATCCACATTTCTCAAACAGTACTTTAGTTGTAGTTACTTCCATCCCCTGAAACAGTTTCTATTTTCATTTTGGAATTCCTTGGTCTAGCTGTTAATGAAGGGAGTTTAATGACATTTAATGATGGAAAAGGTATGAAAACAATTGTCCATTTGACAGGTCATTAGCAGCCTGGAGAATTATTAGTGTTGACTGATTGAGGTGGCTTTTACATGACAAGTGTTGGAGAGGGAGTGGTATTACTAAAGGTGGTGAGGATAACATCACCAAAGGCAGCTTCCTGATGTTCTAAATTTGGACTTATATCTCTGGGACGGTTTCATAAGACAGAATATAAACCTCAAAGAACATTGTAAGAAAGCTGCTGAACTTTGAAATCTCTTGTAATTCCAAAGTTTTCCTTAGGAAGAATAAGAGGGGAGGTTCTATGACTGTCAGATGCAGGCACTTTTGTTGAAAATCTAGGACAAAAGAATGCTTAATAGGAGGTGAGGTTCCATGTATTGAAAAGTTGGATTGAAGATCTTTGTGTAATGTTGAATTTAAGGGAGATCGGTTTACCTTTATTCAGTCATTAGTCTACATAATTTCTGGTTCAATTTGCTTATTCTGCCAAAAGTTGAATGATGGATGTGCTCAATTTTTGATATCTTTTACTGCTTCATTTTCATTGTCAACATTCTTTGAGACTTTGTTCATCACACAGCTAATGTTGCGAGGAACTGTATCATTTTGAATGAGGTGGTAAAAGTTGGAGTCCTGTCTATATGTTTATTCAGTGCTAGAGTTGTGTTTTGTGTCAATACTGCACATTGTCAGAAGCTCTTTGGCTGTTCAGAATATATTCAATCTTGTACAAAGTGCCTAGACGTATACAATTGGCTTGGAGACTGCTTGATGCTTTGCTTCTTGGTTGACCCTTTAGGCTTGCTAGCTGCTGTCAAATGGTTCTAATTCACTACTACTTTCTGTCCTGATGCTCTTCTATATGTGGTCCTTGATCAGGTAGTACTGAAAGAGAGCTGTTCACCACAAGATATGCTGAAGTCAATGTTTCAAGTTAGTTATTTGTACTGGTTAGAAAATAATGCGGGGATAAAGTCAAGCTGTGCATCTGATGACTGCAAACCAGAGGGTAAACTACATATGTCTCTAGAATACGTGCGATGGGAATATAACCATGTCAAAAGTGACAGTGAAGTAGCAGGATGGGTTACTGATGGTCTTATAGCTAGGCCCTTGCCAAACAGAATACGTCCAGGAAGTGCAACTGCCTTTCGGGCTTCTGAAGGTTGATATAATGAGAGTAATGCGGTTGCTCTTTGGCAATTGCACATTGTCTCTATTTCCgaagaaccaagagagatatTTCCGTGGAAGTCAGTTGTAACCAACCACGATAGTTCCTGCTGAGCTGATTTCTTCGGGTAAAGTTTATAATATTCCTCTACGAGAGAAGAATTGTGATTTGATGGTGAGGCATCGTCTGTGGAAGGATACATTGGATCCTCAGATCACTTGTGCTTGAGCATGCGAGTGGCTGAGTGAATAATCTGACACACGGAGAATGAAACTTCTAAGAAATGGTTAGCATCTCCAATTTTTCTCTGAAATGGTTGCTGATGGAAGCTGTCCAGATTATGAAAAGGTTTCCTTCCTATCTTTTTACGGAAAATGGATTCTGAAGAGGGGATCTGGttttggttacctttcagaacTGAAATTTGAGTCTTGTGCTAATTGCATGGTTTAGCTTATGTTGTTACCAGTAAATACCATTTTGAAAGATGGGAAGTTGGGAGCGGGGCTAAAGATTCTGGCTGAGGGGATATACATGCATAGGATTATTTTGTAAATTAGAGAAACTAGATTGTTATGATAGACTTATGCATCACACTAATACTAGGCTGATTAAATCTTTGTTCACAGAGCAAAAGTCTGTGTgatctttttgctttttattttctatGAAGTATGGTTGAAGAACAACAAAGTTCTAAAACCTATAATGATCGTATTATCGAAAAGAAAATCTAATGAACCAAAGGATTGATTCAAAATCCCACACCTGTCTTAATTGTCGTCTATTCCAATTAATCTTCACTTGGAAGTATCAAATCATAAACATGCTCTTGCAATAATCTTAAAAATCTATTACTCAACAACACCATAAGCTGTACCATATAAACTTAAAATAGACAGATAACAGGGTAGGAAACAACTCAAGATTTTAGCCAACAGCTACTAGGGCTATTGGTAAAATCTTGGTGGAAGTGGGAGGTCAAGAGACCAAACCTTGCTTTCTATCAACCACTTTCAGTGACTTCCTTCGACGGTGGTTTCTGTCGGTTAGGTTCTCCCTCCCTTTAGAATATAATAGAGTAGGTTATAGAATGTTATCGTCACAAATGCATTTGGAAGGAAAGGAGGAAAGAGATATAAAATTAATGGTAATACTGCTGTTTAAGGTAGAGTTGAAGCTTATGATTTATGAGCTAGTATTGACTTTCTCGACTGCAATTCTTCCTCTTATTTTATCGCTCATATGTAATGTCATCCCAACTTGAAGCATTCGTTTGTGAGGGATATCATAGATCTTATTGCTTTGCCTCAGATTTCTCTTCAAGACATTGCAAGCGTAGTTTATCATGAAATCGCTTTCCTGTACTAGCTCCCTTGGCAGCAACAACATCATGTTCCCCTAATATGTTAGCCACTCCTGCATGCCTTGCCTTGTCAACCAGTTCAATATCTCTTTCCATCGCTTTCTTATTCTTGGTAGATTCCACTCGTGTGGCACCATCATCCACTTAGTTATTTTTGCCTAACAACTCTTGATCGATCATTAtctctaaaaactaaaaaagggAGGGAAAACACTCTTCTTTATTATTCTTTTGGATTACACAATGTAcaaatatatacacaagtgtaaCCTAATTTAGATCCTAATATCATGTTAATCTAAATCAatctattatttaattaatatatgatactataatcaaaacaaatcaaatcaaatctttCTTAATATATACAATATCAAATTATATCATATATTTATGATTTCTATAATATCAGATCACATATCTTCAACATTCCCCCTCAAGATGGCGTATAGATGTTAATCATACCCATCTTGCCACAAATATAATCAATTCTAGGACCATTTAGAGGATTAATGAAAATATCAGCTAATTGTTCTCCAGTTTTCACATGACTGGTTAAGATTAggttttgttgaattttttcaCGAATAAAGTGGCAATCAACTTCGATATACTTTGTTCTCTCATGAAAAACTGAATTTGATGCTATATGAAGGACAACTTGATTGTCACATCATAACTTCATTGGAAGTGCATTATTGATTCCCATCTCACACAATAATTAATGTATCCATAGAAGCTCATAAGTGGATTGAGCCATAGACCGGTATTCAGACTCTACACTAGAACGAGATACTacattttgtttcttacttttccatGATACCAAATTACCTCCAACGAAGACACAATATCCAGTTGAAGATTTTCGATTAATTTTAGAACCTGCCCAATCTGCATTTGAAAAGCATTCAACATGAGAATGACCATAATTACCATATAGTATACCATGTCCTGGAGCTCCTTTAAAATAACATAAGATTTGCTCTAAAACTGTCCAATGGATGGTTCTTGGTGAGAACATAAATTGACTCGCAATACTAACCAGATATGTAATATCCGGACGAGTCACAGTAAGATAATTCAACTTCTCCACTAATCTCCGGTACATTTCAGAATCTGAGAATAACTCTCCATCATCTACTGTAAGTTGCATGTTGGGAATCATTGGTGCACTACATGACTTAGCACCTAACTTTCCTGTTACTTTCAAAAGATAAAGGACATACTTCCTTTGGCATAAGAAAATACCTTGTTtataccttgtaacctcaatgcctaaaaaatatttcaacatACTGAAATTCTTTGTCTGAAAACGcgattgaagaaaatttttaagaGCTGCAATACCTATATTATTACTGCCAGTAATAACAATATCATCAATATAAACAACTAATAGGATAATACCAATTTCAGATTATTGATAAAAGACAGAATAATCAGAATTATACTTCTTCATGCCAAACTCTTGAACCACCTCACTGAATCTCCCAAACTAAGTACGAGAACTCTGTTTTAAGCCATATAATGACTTTCGAAGTCTACAAACCTTACAAGACTCTTTCTGAGCAACAAATCTGGGTGGTTGATACATATAAATTTCCTCTTGTAAATCTCCATGAAGGAATGCATTCTTAACATCTAACTGGTACAAAGGCCAATTATTAGTAGCaacaaggaaaataaataatcgAACAGATGTGAATTTTGCTATGGGAGAAAACGTGTCTGAATAATCCACCCCATATGTTTGAGCATACCTTTTTGCAACAAGATGAGCTTTGAGGCGAGCAACAGAACCATCATAATTGACTTTCACAGCAaacacccatttacaaccaataggTTTCTTACTTGTTGGTAGATGAATCAAGTCCCAAGTACCATTATTGTCTAGAACTATTATTTCTTCCTCCACAGCAGCCCGCCAACCATGATATTTCAAAGTCTCAGATAAGTGTtgagaaaaaaatattgaaTCTAAAGAAGTAGTAAAACAATGCAAGGAGGGAGACAAATGATTAAATGAAGCAAATGATGAAACGGGATAAGTGCACTGTCTTTTACCTTTTCTTAAAGCAATAGGTAAATCAAGATTGGAATCTGGAGACTGAGGAAGCGGTGGATCAAAACTCGGATCTATAGACGGAGAAGGTGGTGGAGAATGTGCGTCTGTGTTGAGGACGACGCGAATATAGTTGAGTGACTGGTGGTCTCGTAGGAACAGTTGTTGTAACAGTGTAGACTAGAATATCATCTTCTTTTCCCTTACTACTGTAGACATTAGACTCAAGAAAAAATGAATGTCTCAAAAAATGTAATATCAGCAGAGACTAAATAACGATTTAAAATTGGAGAATAACATCTATACTCTTTTTGAAGACGTAAATAACCCAAAAACACACATTTGAGAGATTTGAAATCTAATTTAGACACCTGAGAATGGGTATCATGAACAAAACAAGTACATCCAAATATATGTGGCTCAATGAAAAATAAAGATTGGGTTGGAAACAAAATTGAATAAGAAATCTCACTAACAAGCACAGaagatggcatgcgattaattaagAAACAGGCTGTTGAAACAGTATCTACCCAAAATTATTTAGGAACCTTCATGCGAAATAGGAGGGCTCTAGCAACTTCTAATAAGtgcctattttttctttcaacagcACCATTTTATGGTTGTGTGTCAGGACATGAAGATTGGTGAAAGATTTCATTTTCTGACATATATGAATTAAAGG
Coding sequences within it:
- the LOC113705642 gene encoding protein root UVB sensitive 1, chloroplastic-like isoform X2, whose amino-acid sequence is MGCACIPFCLSPPPSATTTAVTITTTTTKAIPVFSASLNPSQPPHTKPFFLHLFSPSPQPSKPHQNPTFPPPKIFSSSYNNNKNSSGGGSGGGRGGNGDNDDWNSFFNFDKNPLFLCLFSRSLANQDDIFVTNLNLRTLFLFLISASASINCCFSLASLAEAKTAEKEKEGEDLVVFEIRGGKKIGLVPDYAKDEFIVPKTIWSFWRCWWGKGSEEKDRISMGNLWVQCKDLLTNLLLPEGFPESVTSDYLEYSLWRGVQGVAAQISGVLATQALLYAVGLGKGAIPTAAAVNWVLKDGIGYLSKILFSNYGRHFDVNPKGWRLFADLLENAAFGLEILTPAFPHFFVPIGAVAGAGRSAAALIQAATRSCFYAGFAAQRNFAEVIAKGEAQGMVSKSVGILLGIAVANCIQSSTPLALATFGVVTWVHMFCNLKSYQSIQLRTFNPYRASLVFSEYLLSGLVPSVKEVNDEEPLFPAVPILNTKPADRVQMEILSVEAKEAAAHIEHRLQLGSKLSDVVRNREDAHALFGLYKDEGYILTEHEGRFCY
- the LOC113705642 gene encoding protein root UVB sensitive 1, chloroplastic-like isoform X1, which encodes MGCACIPFCLSPPPSATTTAVTITTTTTKAIPVFSASLNPSQPPHTKPFFLHLFSPSPQPSKPHQNPTFPPPKIFSSSYNNNKNSSGGGSGGGRGGNGDNDDWNSFFNFDKNPLFLCLFSRSLANQDDIFVTNLNLRTLFLFLISASASINCCFSLASLAEAKTAEKEKEGEDLVVFEIRGGKKIGLVPDYAKDEFIVPKTIWSFWRCWWGKGSEEKDRISMGNLWVQCKDLLTNLLLPEGFPESVTSDYLEYSLWRGVQGVAAQISGVLATQALLYAVGLGKGAIPTAAAVNWVLKDGIGYLSKILFSNYGRHFDVNPKGWRLFADLLENAAFGLEILTPAFPHFFVPIGAVAGAGRSAAALIQAATRSCFYAGFAAQRNFAEVIAKGEAQGMVSKSVGILLGIAVANCIQSSTPLALATFGVVTWVHMFCNLKSYQSIQLRTFNPYRASLVFSEYLLSGLVPSVKEVNDEEPLFPAVPILNTKPADRVQMEILSVEAKEAAAHIEHRLQLGSKLSDVVRNREDAHALFGLYKDEGYILTEHEGRFCVVLKESCSPQDMLKSMFQVSYLYWLENNAGIKSSCASDDCKPEGKLHMSLEYVRWEYNHVKSDSEVAGWVTDGLIARPLPNRIRPGSATAFRASEG